One window of Choristoneura fumiferana chromosome 13, NRCan_CFum_1, whole genome shotgun sequence genomic DNA carries:
- the LOC141434068 gene encoding uncharacterized protein isoform X1, which yields MAENAVCTKNKKISEYKESVQAIGNSWIICRSHSHSGRIYYFNTLTGKSAWNLSDAEIEKAQLTREGVSGTHVGVCPEPSEPPVDILHSQAQLKDGVARIYNKQIINNQFSKPCIDPPFKNSHCHQCNSLNAVNDSSMNATPLYNPPMWGIPPPHQVLLASAVSALANQAQPICNSPNIPIQNNLPNCFHIGHQAASQNQSYFQGFPKNKFNKYPTRWNQNSQRNFKNNSNNDLRDILSSRRKDQRIHQEEPVKIEKHENHGISYGNTSCQTSKLTADDLDSSDIDEEWLEANNIEDISSAWRKCSGADCWIVVANTHVMLNNRKFLSKFIKAEEQIFLLTPLEVLKQLRSATGDTDSGSRLVQRARCALRFAAQQMDKVPTGLKNLQNRTIEGCCLELVGQNYHVLFLLDDNEFSSQINIDGVSTFTIKRIKEYLNQEFNTLKADIHENITVTMNQNNGGNKKTVCQSTQDVTVYHAENRDDLSSMQHKEIEIQTEQIIPIKKTVDACIQTDFECLQSTKILQSLVSKNPKSPVVMQPLNTEVPKSPYLEEPLKIDQIVKMDTDVKSLDENKLESEVATKKIRLNRNKLSTDLSTVKKPQFRWRKQRIKPSITTSPSPKAGVVSNNQALSTKSPPSSLISISDLLPPENDNFSDVAKSIEFSDASIEKTPETINKVVEESSLDVISNSIDDDIIPKISKNAILNNYENEKIVMFEITSDIMGDYLSRGCDEWLSRFYQIMEEALSQILQQESCFIDPAMPPPWSVYEAIVCIKTKFKENSKIMFACNECGAFLLKISDSKGKIFADLNPSDFMCLYSYGVHLIEALQSQLNDSEDLQIAKDSLIKLLNDIKNPNLDVAQNVFMDTFLTEKLNTANISELVTGAGDDLVAADATNMSPTEKPKRTSCEPSPSTYNLRSSQRSNEQTEKELHEDDGIQNIDTGVSFFSSLRLQKTTSQTDIHSGTATVFSPQQSCLSNHSLAGGIDENAKENEEMEVNGPKIIRHFNFCPEIEEKLKSNHVTLLNGSNSFDAGCDDFSNDNYYGNELNFEENYHFNSNDKSDSNMLSESENQYVTKLDDICTQILKFVIDRTTYPVHTALANLHSFCVATYQELYSQKKMDQVYKTNLTEKMKSVRECLNNLRNQLNSVLHRKDTKTKVRIMLEDLGFMNSEIDDTQVAFYGDRVRKYLDQANILFESVDLIATAIREKE from the exons atggcTGAGAACGCAGTgtgtactaaaaataaaaaaataagtgaatatAAAGAAAGTGTGCAGGCAATTGGAAATTCGTGGATAATATGTCGATCGCACAGTCATTCCGGTAgaatctactattttaatacACTGACTGGCAAATCAGCATGGAATTTAAGTGACGCTGAA ATTGAAAAAGCACAACTCACAAGGGAGGGAGTGTCTGGGACACATGTGGGAGTGTGCCCTGAGCCATCTGAACCTCCTGTGGACATCCTTCACTCACAAGCCCAATTAAAAGATGGTGTTGCaaggatttataataaacagATCATCAACAACCAGTTTTCTAAACCATGTATAGACCCTCCATTTAAAAATTCCCATTGCCACCAATGTAATTCATTAAATGCTGTAAATGACTCTAGCATGAATGCTACTCCATTGTACAACCCTCCTATGTGGGGGATACCTCCTCCACATCAAGTTTTGTTAGCTTCGGCTGTTTCAGCCTTAGCTAACCAAGCACAACCAATATGTAATAGCCCAAATATACCAATACAAAACAATCTACCAAACTGTTTCCATATTGGACATCAAGCAGCCAGTCAAAACCAATCATATTTCCAAGGGTTTCCTAagaataaattcaataaatatccTACTAGATGGAATCAGAACTCTCAAAGAAActtcaaaaataattcaaataatgATCTAAGAGATATACTGAGCTCTAGAAGAAAAGATCAAAGAATCCATCAAGAGG AACCAGTGAAAATTGAGAAACATGAAAACCATGGAATTAGTTATGGCAATACAAGCTGCCAAACATCTAAACTTACAGCAGATGATTTGGATTCAAGTGATATTGATGAAGAATGGTTGGAG GCTAACAATATTGAGGATATTTCATCTGCTTGGAGAAAATGCAGTGGTGCTGATTGTTGGATTGTTGTGGCCAATACACATGTTATGCTCAATAACAGAAAATTTTTGAGCAAATTTATAAAAGCag AAGAGcaaatttttttgttgactcCATTGGAAGTACTAAAGCAGCTTCGCAGCGCCACAGGGGACACCGATAGCGGGTCCCGGCTGGTCCAACGCGCGCGATGCGCTCTTCGCTTTGCAGCACAGCAGATGG ATAAAGTTCCCACTGGTTTAAAGAATTTGCAGAACCGTACCATTGAGGGATGCTGTTTAGAACTAGTTGGGCAAAATTATCATGTT CTTTTCCTACTTGATGATAATGAATTTTCaagtcaaataaatattgatggTGTTAGTACATTCACAATTAAGCGCATAAAAGAATACTTGAACCAGGAATTTAATACATTGAAAGCAGACATCCATGAAAATATAACTGTAACTATGAATCAAAACAATGGAggaaacaaaaaaacagtttgTCAATCAACGCAAGATGTTACTGTTTATCATGCTGAAAATAGGGATGACTTGAGTTCTATGCAACATAAAGAGATTGAAATTCAAACAGAGCAAATTATACCAATCAAAAAAACCGTAGATGCTTGCATTCAAACAGATTTTGAATGCCTACAAAGTACAAAAATTCTTCAGTCGCTTGTGTCAAAAAATCCAAAGTCACCTGTAGTTATGCAACCATTGAACACGGAAGTACCTAAATCACCTTATCTCGAGGAACCACTGAAAATTGATCAAATTGTAAAAATGGATACTGATGTCAAGTCTCTTGATGAGAATAAATTAGAATCAGAAGTGGCAACAAAGAAAATAAGATTAAATCGTAATAAGTTATCAACGGATCTCAGCACTGTTAAAAAGCCACAGTTCAGATGGCGAAAACAAAGAATTAAGCCTTCAATAACAACTTCACCATCCCCAAAAGCCGGTGTAGTTTCTAACAACCAAGCTCTTTCCACTAAATCTCCACCTTCATCATTAATATCGATTAGTGATTTATTACCCCCTGAGAATGACAACTTTTCGGACGTCGCAAAAAGCATAGAATTTAGCGACGCAAGCATTGAAAAAACACCTGAAACGATAAACAAAGTGGTGGAGGAATCTTCTTTGGACGTAATATCAAATTCAATTGATGACGACATTATTCCTAAAATTAGCAAAAATGCTATTTTAAATAactatgaaaatgaaaaaattgttATGTTTGAAATCACAAGTGATATTATGGGTGACTATCTTAGTAGAGGATGTGACGAATGGTTGTCACGCTTTTACCAGATAATGGAAGAAGCTCTCTCTCAAATCCTGCAACAAGAGTCATGCTTCATTGACCCTGCTATGCCTCCACCATGGAGTGTCTATGAGGCTATTGTATGcatcaaaacaaaatttaaggaAAATTCTAAAATCATGTTTGCATGCAATGAATGCGGCGCATTCCTCCTAAAAATAAGTGACAGCAAAG GTAAAATATTTGCAGATTTAAATCCATCCGATTTCATGTGTCTTTATAGTTATGGCGTGCATCTAATAGAAGCTTTGCAG TCTCAGCTAAATGACAGTGAAGATCTACAAATTGCGAAGGACTCTTTAATCAAGTTGCTGAACGACATTAAGAACCCAAATTTGGATGTAGCACAAAACGTGTTCATGGATACATTTTTAACGGAGAAACTGAATACTGCAAATATCTCTGAATTAGTCACAG GTGCAGGAGATGACTTAGTCGCTGCAGATGCCACCAACATGTCGCctacagaaaaaccaaaaagaACATCGTGCGAACCATCACCGTCCACGTACAATCTTCGATCCAGTCAAAGAAGCAATGAGCAG ACCGAGAAAGAGTTGCATGAAGATGACGGTATTCAAAATATAGACACAGGCGTGTCCTTCTTCAGTAGTCTGAGGCTACAGAAAACTACTTCGCAAACAGATATCCATTCAGGCACTGCAACAGTATTTTCGCCGCAGCAAAGCTGTCTTTCAAACCACAGCTTAGCGGGCGGTATCGACGAAAATGCAAAAGAAAACGAAGAGATGGAAGTTAATGGCCCTAAAATAATAAGACATTTTAATTTCTGTCCAGAAATAGAGGAAAAGCTGAAGTCAAATCATGTTACATTATTAAATGGATCAAATAGTTTTGATGCGGGGTGTGATGATTTTTCCAATGATAATTACTACGGAAATGAGTTAAATTTCGAGGAGAATTATCATTTCAATAGCAACGATAAGTCAGATTCCAATATGCTATCAGAGTCGGAAAATCAATATGTCACTAAGTTAGATGATATATGCACCCAAATATTGAAATTCGTTATAGACAGGACAACATATCCAGTACACACAGCTTTAGCGAACTTGCACAGTTTTTG TGTGGCTACATACCAAGAATTATACAGCCAAAAGAAAATGGACCAAGTGTATAAAACAAATCTCACAGAAAAGATGAAATCAGTACGCGAATGCTTAAACAATTTGCGTAATCAGTTAAACAG CGTATTGCACCGCAAAGATACGAAAACGAAAGTTCGTATTATGTTGGAAGATCTAGGGTTTATGAACTCTGAGATAGACGACACTCAAGTGGCTTTTTATGG AGATCGTGTTCGAAAGTATCTGGATCAAGCCAACATACTTTTTGAATCAGTGGACCTTATCGCTACCGCTATCAGGGAGAAGGAATGA
- the LOC141434068 gene encoding uncharacterized protein isoform X2, which yields MAENAVCTKNKKISEYKESVQAIGNSWIICRSHSHSGRIYYFNTLTGKSAWNLSDAEIEKAQLTREGVSGTHVGVCPEPSEPPVDILHSQAQLKDGVARIYNKQIINNQFSKPCIDPPFKNSHCHQCNSLNAVNDSSMNATPLYNPPMWGIPPPHQVLLASAVSALANQAQPICNSPNIPIQNNLPNCFHIGHQAASQNQSYFQGFPKNKFNKYPTRWNQNSQRNFKNNSNNDLRDILSSRRKDQRIHQEEPVKIEKHENHGISYGNTSCQTSKLTADDLDSSDIDEEWLEANNIEDISSAWRKCSGADCWIVVANTHVMLNNRKFLSKFIKAEEQIFLLTPLEVLKQLRSATGDTDSGSRLVQRARCALRFAAQQMDKVPTGLKNLQNRTIEGCCLELVGQNYHVLFLLDDNEFSSQINIDGVSTFTIKRIKEYLNQEFNTLKADIHENITVTMNQNNGGNKKTVCQSTQDVTVYHAENRDDLSSMQHKEIEIQTEQIIPIKKTVDACIQTDFECLQSTKILQSLVSKNPKSPVVMQPLNTEVPKSPYLEEPLKIDQIVKMDTDVKSLDENKLESEVATKKIRLNRNKLSTDLSTVKKPQFRWRKQRIKPSITTSPSPKAGVVSNNQALSTKSPPSSLISISDLLPPENDNFSDVAKSIEFSDASIEKTPETINKVVEESSLDVISNSIDDDIIPKISKNAILNNYENEKIVMFEITSDIMGDYLSRGCDEWLSRFYQIMEEALSQILQQESCFIDPAMPPPWSVYEAIVCIKTKFKENSKIMFACNECGAFLLKISDSKGKIFADLNPSDFMCLYSYGVHLIEALQSQLNDSEDLQIAKDSLIKLLNDIKNPNLDVAQNVFMDTFLTEKLNTANISELVTGDDLVAADATNMSPTEKPKRTSCEPSPSTYNLRSSQRSNEQTEKELHEDDGIQNIDTGVSFFSSLRLQKTTSQTDIHSGTATVFSPQQSCLSNHSLAGGIDENAKENEEMEVNGPKIIRHFNFCPEIEEKLKSNHVTLLNGSNSFDAGCDDFSNDNYYGNELNFEENYHFNSNDKSDSNMLSESENQYVTKLDDICTQILKFVIDRTTYPVHTALANLHSFCVATYQELYSQKKMDQVYKTNLTEKMKSVRECLNNLRNQLNSVLHRKDTKTKVRIMLEDLGFMNSEIDDTQVAFYGDRVRKYLDQANILFESVDLIATAIREKE from the exons atggcTGAGAACGCAGTgtgtactaaaaataaaaaaataagtgaatatAAAGAAAGTGTGCAGGCAATTGGAAATTCGTGGATAATATGTCGATCGCACAGTCATTCCGGTAgaatctactattttaatacACTGACTGGCAAATCAGCATGGAATTTAAGTGACGCTGAA ATTGAAAAAGCACAACTCACAAGGGAGGGAGTGTCTGGGACACATGTGGGAGTGTGCCCTGAGCCATCTGAACCTCCTGTGGACATCCTTCACTCACAAGCCCAATTAAAAGATGGTGTTGCaaggatttataataaacagATCATCAACAACCAGTTTTCTAAACCATGTATAGACCCTCCATTTAAAAATTCCCATTGCCACCAATGTAATTCATTAAATGCTGTAAATGACTCTAGCATGAATGCTACTCCATTGTACAACCCTCCTATGTGGGGGATACCTCCTCCACATCAAGTTTTGTTAGCTTCGGCTGTTTCAGCCTTAGCTAACCAAGCACAACCAATATGTAATAGCCCAAATATACCAATACAAAACAATCTACCAAACTGTTTCCATATTGGACATCAAGCAGCCAGTCAAAACCAATCATATTTCCAAGGGTTTCCTAagaataaattcaataaatatccTACTAGATGGAATCAGAACTCTCAAAGAAActtcaaaaataattcaaataatgATCTAAGAGATATACTGAGCTCTAGAAGAAAAGATCAAAGAATCCATCAAGAGG AACCAGTGAAAATTGAGAAACATGAAAACCATGGAATTAGTTATGGCAATACAAGCTGCCAAACATCTAAACTTACAGCAGATGATTTGGATTCAAGTGATATTGATGAAGAATGGTTGGAG GCTAACAATATTGAGGATATTTCATCTGCTTGGAGAAAATGCAGTGGTGCTGATTGTTGGATTGTTGTGGCCAATACACATGTTATGCTCAATAACAGAAAATTTTTGAGCAAATTTATAAAAGCag AAGAGcaaatttttttgttgactcCATTGGAAGTACTAAAGCAGCTTCGCAGCGCCACAGGGGACACCGATAGCGGGTCCCGGCTGGTCCAACGCGCGCGATGCGCTCTTCGCTTTGCAGCACAGCAGATGG ATAAAGTTCCCACTGGTTTAAAGAATTTGCAGAACCGTACCATTGAGGGATGCTGTTTAGAACTAGTTGGGCAAAATTATCATGTT CTTTTCCTACTTGATGATAATGAATTTTCaagtcaaataaatattgatggTGTTAGTACATTCACAATTAAGCGCATAAAAGAATACTTGAACCAGGAATTTAATACATTGAAAGCAGACATCCATGAAAATATAACTGTAACTATGAATCAAAACAATGGAggaaacaaaaaaacagtttgTCAATCAACGCAAGATGTTACTGTTTATCATGCTGAAAATAGGGATGACTTGAGTTCTATGCAACATAAAGAGATTGAAATTCAAACAGAGCAAATTATACCAATCAAAAAAACCGTAGATGCTTGCATTCAAACAGATTTTGAATGCCTACAAAGTACAAAAATTCTTCAGTCGCTTGTGTCAAAAAATCCAAAGTCACCTGTAGTTATGCAACCATTGAACACGGAAGTACCTAAATCACCTTATCTCGAGGAACCACTGAAAATTGATCAAATTGTAAAAATGGATACTGATGTCAAGTCTCTTGATGAGAATAAATTAGAATCAGAAGTGGCAACAAAGAAAATAAGATTAAATCGTAATAAGTTATCAACGGATCTCAGCACTGTTAAAAAGCCACAGTTCAGATGGCGAAAACAAAGAATTAAGCCTTCAATAACAACTTCACCATCCCCAAAAGCCGGTGTAGTTTCTAACAACCAAGCTCTTTCCACTAAATCTCCACCTTCATCATTAATATCGATTAGTGATTTATTACCCCCTGAGAATGACAACTTTTCGGACGTCGCAAAAAGCATAGAATTTAGCGACGCAAGCATTGAAAAAACACCTGAAACGATAAACAAAGTGGTGGAGGAATCTTCTTTGGACGTAATATCAAATTCAATTGATGACGACATTATTCCTAAAATTAGCAAAAATGCTATTTTAAATAactatgaaaatgaaaaaattgttATGTTTGAAATCACAAGTGATATTATGGGTGACTATCTTAGTAGAGGATGTGACGAATGGTTGTCACGCTTTTACCAGATAATGGAAGAAGCTCTCTCTCAAATCCTGCAACAAGAGTCATGCTTCATTGACCCTGCTATGCCTCCACCATGGAGTGTCTATGAGGCTATTGTATGcatcaaaacaaaatttaaggaAAATTCTAAAATCATGTTTGCATGCAATGAATGCGGCGCATTCCTCCTAAAAATAAGTGACAGCAAAG GTAAAATATTTGCAGATTTAAATCCATCCGATTTCATGTGTCTTTATAGTTATGGCGTGCATCTAATAGAAGCTTTGCAG TCTCAGCTAAATGACAGTGAAGATCTACAAATTGCGAAGGACTCTTTAATCAAGTTGCTGAACGACATTAAGAACCCAAATTTGGATGTAGCACAAAACGTGTTCATGGATACATTTTTAACGGAGAAACTGAATACTGCAAATATCTCTGAATTAGTCACAG GAGATGACTTAGTCGCTGCAGATGCCACCAACATGTCGCctacagaaaaaccaaaaagaACATCGTGCGAACCATCACCGTCCACGTACAATCTTCGATCCAGTCAAAGAAGCAATGAGCAG ACCGAGAAAGAGTTGCATGAAGATGACGGTATTCAAAATATAGACACAGGCGTGTCCTTCTTCAGTAGTCTGAGGCTACAGAAAACTACTTCGCAAACAGATATCCATTCAGGCACTGCAACAGTATTTTCGCCGCAGCAAAGCTGTCTTTCAAACCACAGCTTAGCGGGCGGTATCGACGAAAATGCAAAAGAAAACGAAGAGATGGAAGTTAATGGCCCTAAAATAATAAGACATTTTAATTTCTGTCCAGAAATAGAGGAAAAGCTGAAGTCAAATCATGTTACATTATTAAATGGATCAAATAGTTTTGATGCGGGGTGTGATGATTTTTCCAATGATAATTACTACGGAAATGAGTTAAATTTCGAGGAGAATTATCATTTCAATAGCAACGATAAGTCAGATTCCAATATGCTATCAGAGTCGGAAAATCAATATGTCACTAAGTTAGATGATATATGCACCCAAATATTGAAATTCGTTATAGACAGGACAACATATCCAGTACACACAGCTTTAGCGAACTTGCACAGTTTTTG TGTGGCTACATACCAAGAATTATACAGCCAAAAGAAAATGGACCAAGTGTATAAAACAAATCTCACAGAAAAGATGAAATCAGTACGCGAATGCTTAAACAATTTGCGTAATCAGTTAAACAG CGTATTGCACCGCAAAGATACGAAAACGAAAGTTCGTATTATGTTGGAAGATCTAGGGTTTATGAACTCTGAGATAGACGACACTCAAGTGGCTTTTTATGG AGATCGTGTTCGAAAGTATCTGGATCAAGCCAACATACTTTTTGAATCAGTGGACCTTATCGCTACCGCTATCAGGGAGAAGGAATGA
- the stck gene encoding LIM zinc finger domain containing stck isoform X1, which translates to MPGIATMSLENMYCTRCGDGFEANEKIVNSNGELWHTNCFVCAQCFRMFPDGVFYEFEGRKYCEQDFQVLFAPCCGKCGEFVIGRVIKAMNANWHPACFRCEECSSELADAGFIKHAGRALCHACNARIKADGLQNYMCHKCHGVIDGEPLRYRGEVWHGYHFTCATCGVELDHTAREVKNRPGYAATDVNNLFCLRCHDKMGIPICGACRRPIEERIVTALGKHWHVEHFVCAKCEKPFHGHRHYEKKGLAYCEQHYHQLFGNLCYVCNQVIAGDVFTALNKAWCVHHFACALCDAPLSTRSKFYEYDERPACRRCYEKLPSELRRRLRRAHHYTLRR; encoded by the exons ATGCCAGG aATCGCAACCATGTCATTGGAGAATATGTATTGTACCCGTTGCGGTGATGGATTTGAGGCCAATGAAAAGATTGTAAATTCAAATGGAGAGCTGTGGCACACCAATTGCTTTGT gTGCGCTCAATGCTTCCGTATGTTTCCTGATGGGGTGTTCTACGAGTTTGAAGGCCGCAAGTATTGCGAACAGGACTTCCAAGTGCTGTTTGCACCGTGCTGCGGTAAATGCG GCGAGTTCGTAATCGGCCGCGTCATCAAGGCCATGAACGCTAACTGGCACCCGGCCTGCTTCCGCTGCGAGGAGTGCAGCTCGGAGCTGGCTGACGCGGGCTTCATCAAGCACGCCGGCCGCGCGCTCTGCCACGCCTGCAACGCGCGTATCAAGGCCGACGGGCTACAGAACTACATGTGCCATAAGTGCCA CGGCGTGATCGACGGCGAGCCGCTTCGCTACCGCGGCGAGGTGTGGCACGGGTACCATTTCACGTGCGCCACTTGCGGCGTAGAGCTGGACCATACCGCGCGAGAGGTCAAGAACAGACCAGGTTACGCTGCTACGGACgtg AACAACCTGTTTTGCCTGCGATGCCATGACAAGATGGGGATTCCGATCTGCGGCGCTTGCCGTCGCCCCATCGAGGAGAGGATTGTCACTGCGCTCGGAAAACACTGGCACGTTGAG CACTTTGTTTGCGCTAAATGCGAGAAGCCGTTCCACGGGCATCGGCACTATGAGAAGAAAGGCTTGGCCTACTGCGAGCAACATTACCACCAGCTGTTCGGGAACCTTTGCTACGTCTGCAATCAAGTCATTGCTGGTGATG TATTCACGGCGCTAAACAAGGCGTGGTGCGTGCACCATTTCGCGTGCGCCCTATGCGACGCGCCGCTCAGCACTCGCAGCAAGTTCTACGAATACGACGAGCGGCCGGCTTGCCGCCGCTGCTACGAGAAACTGCCGTCCGAGCTGCGCCGGCGCTTGCGACGCGCGCATCACTACACGCTCCGACGCTAG
- the stck gene encoding LIM zinc finger domain containing stck isoform X2, whose protein sequence is MSLENMYCTRCGDGFEANEKIVNSNGELWHTNCFVCAQCFRMFPDGVFYEFEGRKYCEQDFQVLFAPCCGKCGEFVIGRVIKAMNANWHPACFRCEECSSELADAGFIKHAGRALCHACNARIKADGLQNYMCHKCHGVIDGEPLRYRGEVWHGYHFTCATCGVELDHTAREVKNRPGYAATDVNNLFCLRCHDKMGIPICGACRRPIEERIVTALGKHWHVEHFVCAKCEKPFHGHRHYEKKGLAYCEQHYHQLFGNLCYVCNQVIAGDVFTALNKAWCVHHFACALCDAPLSTRSKFYEYDERPACRRCYEKLPSELRRRLRRAHHYTLRR, encoded by the exons ATGTCATTGGAGAATATGTATTGTACCCGTTGCGGTGATGGATTTGAGGCCAATGAAAAGATTGTAAATTCAAATGGAGAGCTGTGGCACACCAATTGCTTTGT gTGCGCTCAATGCTTCCGTATGTTTCCTGATGGGGTGTTCTACGAGTTTGAAGGCCGCAAGTATTGCGAACAGGACTTCCAAGTGCTGTTTGCACCGTGCTGCGGTAAATGCG GCGAGTTCGTAATCGGCCGCGTCATCAAGGCCATGAACGCTAACTGGCACCCGGCCTGCTTCCGCTGCGAGGAGTGCAGCTCGGAGCTGGCTGACGCGGGCTTCATCAAGCACGCCGGCCGCGCGCTCTGCCACGCCTGCAACGCGCGTATCAAGGCCGACGGGCTACAGAACTACATGTGCCATAAGTGCCA CGGCGTGATCGACGGCGAGCCGCTTCGCTACCGCGGCGAGGTGTGGCACGGGTACCATTTCACGTGCGCCACTTGCGGCGTAGAGCTGGACCATACCGCGCGAGAGGTCAAGAACAGACCAGGTTACGCTGCTACGGACgtg AACAACCTGTTTTGCCTGCGATGCCATGACAAGATGGGGATTCCGATCTGCGGCGCTTGCCGTCGCCCCATCGAGGAGAGGATTGTCACTGCGCTCGGAAAACACTGGCACGTTGAG CACTTTGTTTGCGCTAAATGCGAGAAGCCGTTCCACGGGCATCGGCACTATGAGAAGAAAGGCTTGGCCTACTGCGAGCAACATTACCACCAGCTGTTCGGGAACCTTTGCTACGTCTGCAATCAAGTCATTGCTGGTGATG TATTCACGGCGCTAAACAAGGCGTGGTGCGTGCACCATTTCGCGTGCGCCCTATGCGACGCGCCGCTCAGCACTCGCAGCAAGTTCTACGAATACGACGAGCGGCCGGCTTGCCGCCGCTGCTACGAGAAACTGCCGTCCGAGCTGCGCCGGCGCTTGCGACGCGCGCATCACTACACGCTCCGACGCTAG